Proteins encoded within one genomic window of Methanobacteriales archaeon HGW-Methanobacteriales-1:
- a CDS encoding aspartate aminotransferase: MINPANRVKSIQLSQIRKMFEVCSENAINLGIGEPDFDTPQHIRQAVIEALDEGFTHYTSNKGILELREGISKKLNAENNIQKDPESIIVTVGASEALYMCAQALINKGDEVLIPDPGFLAYDAVIKISEGNPIPLKMENDFRMSAEDVENKITSKTKAIILNSPSNPTGSVMNRAEIKKICKLAEDNDIFIISDEIYEKITYRTKHHSPGEFTDNAIVINGFSKTYAMTGFRVAYVAAREDILEELLKIHQYNTACASSISQKAALAAIEGPQNCVDEMVGEFKRRRDLMVGRLNEMGWECKLPEGAFYTFPYVKDSQEFVSKALANEVVTVPGEAFGKAGSEHVRMSYAVSYSEIESAMDRLEKINI; encoded by the coding sequence ATGATTAATCCAGCAAATAGAGTTAAATCAATCCAGTTATCTCAAATAAGAAAGATGTTTGAGGTTTGTAGTGAAAATGCAATAAATTTAGGTATAGGTGAACCTGATTTTGATACACCACAACATATAAGACAGGCCGTGATTGAAGCTCTAGATGAAGGATTTACCCATTATACATCTAATAAAGGAATCTTAGAACTGAGAGAGGGCATTTCTAAAAAATTAAATGCTGAAAATAATATTCAGAAAGATCCAGAATCCATAATAGTTACTGTAGGAGCCAGCGAAGCGTTATACATGTGTGCTCAGGCATTAATAAATAAAGGAGACGAAGTTTTAATTCCAGATCCGGGGTTTTTAGCCTATGATGCGGTTATTAAAATTTCAGAGGGTAATCCCATACCTCTAAAAATGGAAAATGATTTTAGAATGAGCGCAGAAGATGTTGAAAATAAAATAACTTCTAAAACAAAGGCCATAATCCTAAATTCGCCTTCCAATCCCACAGGGAGTGTAATGAATAGAGCGGAAATTAAAAAGATTTGTAAACTTGCTGAAGATAACGATATTTTCATTATATCTGATGAAATCTATGAAAAAATAACATACAGGACAAAACATCACAGCCCTGGTGAATTCACAGATAATGCTATTGTTATAAATGGTTTCTCGAAAACTTATGCCATGACCGGTTTTAGAGTGGCCTATGTGGCTGCCAGAGAAGATATCCTTGAAGAATTACTTAAGATTCACCAATACAATACCGCTTGCGCCAGTTCCATATCTCAAAAAGCAGCACTTGCTGCCATTGAAGGGCCTCAAAATTGTGTAGATGAAATGGTTGGGGAGTTTAAGCGAAGAAGAGACTTAATGGTGGGTCGATTGAATGAAATGGGATGGGAATGCAAGTTACCAGAAGGAGCATTCTACACATTTCCCTATGTTAAAGATTCTCAAGAATTCGTATCCAAAGCCTTGGCAAATGAAGTAGTAACTGTTCCAGGAGAGGCATTTGGAAAAGCTGGGTCAGAACATGTGAGAATGTCTTATGCAGTGTCTTATTCTGAAATAGAATCTGCAATGGATCGTTTAGAAAAAATAAACATTTAA